A genomic segment from Streptomyces antibioticus encodes:
- a CDS encoding SGNH/GDSL hydrolase family protein: MRMRYRRARAGLAVTTAAVLGLAGCDALGGGGDAPSGDRAGRVSPSPSPTPLWDSSPSSMAAVGDSITRGFDACSVLQDCPEVSWATGASAEVNSLAVRLLGTAKAATHSWNYAVTGSRMADLPAQMTRAAARKPQLVTVMAGANDACRASTAAMTPVAEFRADFQDALRALRREVPKAQVYVASVPNLKRLWAQGRTSVLGKQVWKLGICPSMLGDADALDTAATERRDTVQRRVEDYNAVLEEVCAKDERCRFDGGAVYDFRFGTDQLSHWDWFHPSTDGQARLAEIAYRKVVAKVP, from the coding sequence ATGCGGATGCGATACCGGCGGGCGCGCGCGGGGCTGGCCGTCACCACGGCCGCCGTGCTGGGGCTGGCCGGCTGTGACGCGCTGGGCGGCGGGGGCGACGCGCCGTCCGGGGACCGGGCGGGGCGGGTGAGTCCGTCGCCGTCGCCGACCCCGCTGTGGGACTCCAGTCCGTCGTCGATGGCGGCGGTGGGCGACTCCATCACGCGTGGTTTCGACGCCTGTTCGGTCCTCCAGGACTGCCCGGAGGTGTCCTGGGCGACCGGTGCCAGCGCCGAGGTGAACAGCCTGGCGGTCCGGCTGCTGGGTACGGCGAAGGCGGCCACGCACAGTTGGAACTACGCGGTGACCGGCTCGCGGATGGCGGACCTGCCGGCCCAGATGACCCGGGCCGCGGCCAGAAAGCCGCAGCTCGTGACGGTGATGGCGGGGGCGAACGACGCGTGCCGGGCGTCCACCGCGGCGATGACGCCGGTCGCCGAGTTCCGCGCCGACTTCCAGGACGCGCTGCGCGCGCTGCGCCGTGAGGTGCCGAAGGCGCAGGTGTACGTGGCGAGCGTGCCGAACCTGAAGCGGCTGTGGGCGCAGGGGCGCACCAGTGTGCTGGGCAAGCAGGTGTGGAAGCTTGGGATCTGCCCGTCGATGCTGGGCGACGCGGACGCGCTGGACACGGCGGCGACCGAGCGCCGCGACACCGTGCAGCGGCGCGTGGAGGACTACAACGCGGTGCTGGAGGAGGTCTGCGCGAAGGACGAGCGGTGCCGGTTCGACGGCGGCGCGGTGTACGACTTCCGGTTCGGCACGGATCAGTTGAGCCACTGGGACTGGTTCCATCCGAGCACCGACGGACAGGCGCGGCTGGCGGAGATCGCCTACCGGAAGGTGGTCGCGAAGGTGCCGTGA
- a CDS encoding aldose epimerase family protein yields the protein MSEHFGTLSDGTAVHRWTLERAGTRVRVLSYGGIVQSVEVPDRDGRTADVVVGFADLDGYVTHPEPFLGALIGRYANRIAHARFPLDGVTYALEPNNAPNSLHGGPRGFDKRVWEVTPVEHGLRLSRVSPHGEEGFPGRLEVTATYTLDASGALRLAYEAVTDEPTLVNLTNHSYFNLAGAGNAWGHELRLAAARYTPVDADLVPTGELAEVADTRFDFRTPRKLGPGYDHNFVLDKGVTAAPVEVAELYDPGSGRVLTVATTEPGIQVYSADHLGEPFLPGEGIALETQHFPDSPNRPEFPSTELRPGEVYRSETVYGFSAR from the coding sequence ATGAGCGAACACTTCGGAACACTTTCCGACGGCACCGCGGTGCACCGCTGGACGCTGGAGCGGGCGGGCACCCGGGTGCGGGTGCTGTCGTACGGCGGGATCGTGCAGTCCGTGGAGGTCCCGGACCGGGACGGGCGGACGGCGGACGTGGTGGTGGGGTTCGCGGACCTGGACGGCTATGTCACGCACCCGGAGCCCTTTCTCGGCGCGCTGATCGGACGGTACGCGAACCGGATCGCGCACGCCCGTTTCCCGTTGGACGGGGTGACGTACGCGCTGGAGCCCAACAACGCGCCCAACTCCCTGCACGGCGGCCCCCGCGGCTTCGACAAGCGGGTGTGGGAGGTGACGCCGGTCGAGCACGGGCTGCGGCTGAGCCGGGTCAGCCCGCACGGCGAGGAGGGCTTCCCCGGCCGGCTGGAGGTCACGGCGACCTACACGCTCGACGCGTCGGGCGCGCTGCGCCTCGCGTACGAGGCGGTGACCGACGAACCGACCCTGGTGAACCTGACCAACCACAGCTACTTCAACCTGGCGGGCGCCGGGAACGCCTGGGGTCATGAACTGCGGCTCGCGGCGGCCCGGTACACGCCGGTGGACGCGGACCTCGTCCCGACCGGGGAGCTGGCCGAGGTCGCGGACACCCGTTTCGACTTCCGGACCCCGCGCAAGCTGGGGCCCGGCTACGACCACAACTTCGTGCTCGACAAGGGCGTCACCGCCGCTCCCGTGGAGGTGGCCGAGCTGTACGACCCGGGGTCCGGGCGGGTGCTGACGGTGGCGACGACCGAGCCCGGCATCCAGGTGTACTCGGCGGACCACCTGGGCGAACCGTTCCTGCCCGGGGAGGGGATCGCGCTGGAGACCCAGCACTTCCCGGACTCCCCGAACCGGCCGGAGTTCCCGAGCACCGAGCTGCGGCCGGGCGAGGTGTACCGCTCGGAGACGGTGTACGGCTTCTCGGCGCGCTAG
- a CDS encoding beta-glucosidase: MAAAGPEVATQAGPGTTTGTVSDAVPDAATEHAVEAALVRLDLDAKARLLAGQDTWSLPALPEIGLASLVMSDGPIGVRGVRWTSDDPSIALPSPTALAATWDPALARRAGALLAQEARRKGVHVLLAPTVNLHRSPLGGRHFEAYSEDPYLTGRIGTGYVTGVQEGGVGTTVKHFVANDAETERFTVDNLIGERALRELYLAPFEAIVKDARPWGVMTAYNSVNGTTMTEHHHLVNEVLRDTWGFDGVNVSDWSAARDTVRALRGGLDLAMPGPRTVYGPALAEAVRDGRLDESEVDTAVRRVLRLAARVGALAGAGPAVTDPPADLDGEALARELARRSFVLVRNERAALPLRPGTTVALLGAAARDARILGGGSAVVFPARTVSPLDGLTAALPEGALTYAVGADPDEELAVADRGFALRAVCRAADGTLLGTGSAPNGHIQWMGADLPEGVTHDRLRTVELTGTFTPRESGVHTFGTRGLGAFRLAVGGTVRFEGVERPEKKDPFAAFFGGPVERARVELTAGEPVDVSLTYVVELPADGPLKIVTFTLCHQEPRRDPDELIAEAVEAARAADTAVVVVATTERVESEGHDRADLRLPGRQDDLVRAVAAANPRTVVVVNSGAPVELPWREEVAAVLLTWFPGQEGGAALADVLTGAEEPGGRLPTTWGSLADAPVTRVAPDDGRLPYDEGVLIGHRAWERAGRTPSYPFGHGLGYTDWAYESAEVTGTAAEGTTVQVRVRNTGTRPGREVVQVYLAPTEPHAGPDADQPDHPDHPDHPDQPHRPARWLAGFAAVEAGPGETAEITLDLPRRAFEIWDETAHRWFFVKGSYEIQVGRSIADRRIGVAVTV; this comes from the coding sequence ATGGCAGCAGCAGGACCCGAGGTGGCGACCCAGGCCGGACCCGGCACGACGACCGGCACCGTGTCCGACGCTGTGCCCGACGCCGCGACCGAGCACGCCGTCGAGGCCGCCCTCGTCCGGCTCGACCTGGACGCCAAGGCCCGGCTCCTGGCCGGGCAGGACACCTGGTCGCTGCCCGCGCTGCCGGAGATCGGCCTCGCCTCCCTCGTCATGTCCGACGGCCCGATCGGCGTCCGAGGGGTGCGCTGGACCTCCGACGACCCCTCGATCGCCCTGCCCTCCCCGACCGCCCTCGCCGCCACCTGGGACCCTGCCCTCGCCCGCCGCGCCGGTGCGCTGCTCGCCCAGGAGGCCCGCCGCAAGGGCGTCCACGTGCTGCTCGCCCCCACCGTCAACCTGCACCGCTCCCCGCTCGGCGGCCGCCACTTCGAGGCGTACAGCGAGGACCCGTACCTCACCGGCCGGATCGGCACCGGCTATGTGACGGGCGTCCAGGAGGGCGGCGTCGGCACCACCGTCAAGCACTTCGTCGCCAACGACGCCGAGACCGAGCGCTTCACGGTCGACAACCTGATCGGCGAACGCGCCCTGCGCGAGCTGTACTTGGCCCCCTTCGAGGCCATCGTCAAGGACGCGCGCCCCTGGGGCGTCATGACCGCCTACAACTCGGTCAACGGCACCACGATGACCGAGCACCACCATCTGGTGAACGAGGTGCTGCGCGACACCTGGGGCTTCGACGGCGTCAACGTCTCCGACTGGTCGGCCGCCCGCGACACCGTCCGCGCCCTGCGCGGCGGCCTCGACCTCGCGATGCCCGGCCCGCGGACCGTCTACGGCCCCGCCCTCGCCGAGGCCGTGCGCGACGGCCGCCTCGACGAGTCCGAGGTCGACACCGCCGTACGCCGCGTGCTGCGCCTGGCGGCCCGCGTCGGTGCCCTGGCCGGCGCCGGACCCGCCGTCACCGACCCGCCCGCGGACCTCGACGGCGAGGCGCTCGCCCGTGAACTGGCCCGCCGTTCCTTCGTCCTGGTCCGCAACGAGCGCGCGGCCCTGCCGCTGCGGCCCGGCACCACGGTCGCTCTGCTCGGCGCCGCCGCCCGCGACGCCCGGATCCTCGGCGGCGGCTCCGCCGTGGTCTTCCCGGCCCGGACGGTCTCCCCGCTCGACGGCCTGACCGCCGCCCTCCCAGAGGGCGCCCTCACCTACGCCGTCGGCGCCGACCCCGACGAGGAACTCGCCGTCGCCGACCGGGGGTTCGCGCTGCGCGCGGTCTGCCGGGCCGCCGACGGCACCCTGCTCGGCACCGGCTCCGCGCCCAACGGGCACATCCAGTGGATGGGCGCCGACCTCCCCGAGGGTGTCACCCACGACCGGCTGCGCACCGTCGAACTGACCGGCACCTTCACCCCGCGCGAGAGCGGCGTCCACACCTTCGGCACCCGGGGCCTGGGCGCCTTCCGGCTCGCCGTCGGCGGCACCGTGCGCTTCGAGGGCGTCGAACGCCCCGAGAAGAAGGACCCGTTCGCCGCCTTCTTCGGCGGCCCGGTGGAACGCGCCCGCGTCGAACTGACCGCGGGCGAACCGGTCGACGTCTCCCTGACCTATGTCGTCGAGCTGCCCGCGGACGGCCCGCTGAAGATCGTCACCTTCACCCTCTGCCACCAGGAACCCCGGCGCGACCCCGACGAGTTGATCGCCGAGGCGGTCGAGGCCGCCCGCGCCGCCGACACCGCCGTGGTCGTCGTCGCCACCACCGAACGCGTCGAGTCCGAGGGCCACGACCGCGCCGACCTGCGGCTGCCCGGCCGCCAGGACGACCTGGTCCGCGCCGTCGCCGCCGCCAACCCCCGCACCGTCGTGGTCGTCAACTCCGGCGCCCCGGTCGAACTGCCCTGGCGCGAGGAGGTCGCCGCCGTGCTGCTCACCTGGTTCCCCGGCCAGGAGGGCGGCGCCGCCCTCGCCGACGTCCTCACCGGCGCCGAGGAACCCGGCGGACGGCTCCCCACCACCTGGGGCTCCCTCGCCGACGCCCCGGTCACCCGGGTCGCCCCGGACGACGGCCGACTGCCGTACGACGAGGGCGTCCTCATCGGCCACCGCGCCTGGGAGCGGGCCGGCCGCACCCCGTCCTACCCCTTCGGCCACGGCCTCGGCTACACCGACTGGGCCTACGAATCCGCCGAGGTGACCGGGACGGCGGCGGAGGGGACGACGGTGCAGGTGCGGGTCCGCAACACCGGCACCCGCCCCGGCCGCGAGGTCGTGCAGGTCTACCTCGCGCCCACCGAGCCCCACGCCGGGCCCGACGCCGACCAGCCGGACCACCCGGACCACCCGGATCACCCGGACCAGCCGCACCGCCCGGCCCGCTGGCTCGCCGGGTTCGCCGCCGTCGAGGCCGGACCGGGGGAGACCGCCGAGATCACCCTCGACCTGCCCCGGCGCGCCTTCGAGATCTGGGACGAGACCGCTCACCGGTGGTTCTTTGTGAAGGGTTCGTACGAAATCCAGGTGGGACGCTCGATCGCGGACCGCAGGATCGGCGTGGCGGTTACCGTCTGA
- a CDS encoding pyroglutamyl peptidase → MHALRVRVGLLGLALLAGLSAPATATAAPAAPAPTVEELRLDRAVPQEILARSGFDALAPRLARLLADARSYAQARRIVVREGTALWRRAVDRAQGRGPAGGDLSRDDDRPLYWARLGLSREVRTWEPEFGLGEAQRGALLDSLERTSRGQTGIGYPRTEGLKRVLVTGFDPFTLDRDIRISNPSGASALALDGTVIETADGPARVEAVVFPVRWRDFAEGTVERTLRPYLPRVDLFATVSQGRVGRFDVERTNGAWRGGFADNENVGDTGTIPVADPAGQPQWTTTTLPYAAITAAATGRFPVYDNTSVTEIPAGGTTAVVRPDGPTAGSLARAGGGGDYLSNEIAYRATLLRDRLGLHGRLPGGHVHTPVLQFGAGNTTEVTDPEFVRNRLDIVAQVRAILAVAAGE, encoded by the coding sequence GTGCACGCACTACGCGTTCGTGTCGGTCTCCTCGGACTGGCCCTGCTGGCCGGACTCTCCGCCCCCGCCACCGCGACCGCGGCCCCGGCCGCACCCGCCCCCACCGTCGAGGAACTGCGGCTGGACCGGGCCGTTCCCCAGGAGATCCTGGCCCGCTCCGGGTTCGACGCGCTCGCCCCGCGGCTGGCCCGGCTGCTGGCGGACGCGCGCTCCTACGCGCAGGCCCGCCGGATCGTCGTCCGCGAGGGCACCGCGCTGTGGCGGCGGGCCGTGGACCGGGCGCAGGGCCGCGGTCCGGCGGGCGGCGACCTGAGCCGGGACGACGACCGGCCGCTGTACTGGGCCCGGCTCGGTCTGAGCCGTGAAGTGCGCACCTGGGAGCCGGAGTTCGGGCTCGGTGAGGCCCAGCGCGGCGCGCTGCTCGACTCCCTGGAGCGCACCTCGCGCGGGCAGACCGGCATCGGGTATCCGCGCACCGAGGGGCTCAAGCGGGTCCTGGTGACCGGCTTCGACCCGTTCACCCTGGACCGGGACATCCGGATCTCCAACCCGTCCGGGGCCAGTGCGCTCGCCCTCGACGGCACGGTGATCGAGACGGCGGACGGTCCCGCGCGGGTGGAGGCGGTGGTGTTCCCGGTGCGCTGGCGGGACTTCGCGGAGGGCACGGTGGAGCGCACCCTGCGGCCGTATCTGCCGCGCGTCGATCTGTTCGCGACCGTCAGCCAGGGCCGGGTCGGCCGCTTCGACGTGGAGCGCACCAACGGCGCCTGGCGCGGCGGTTTCGCGGACAACGAGAACGTCGGCGACACCGGTACGATCCCGGTCGCCGACCCCGCCGGGCAGCCGCAGTGGACGACGACGACCCTGCCGTACGCGGCGATCACGGCGGCCGCCACCGGGCGGTTCCCGGTCTACGACAACACGAGCGTGACCGAGATACCGGCGGGCGGCACCACGGCCGTCGTACGGCCGGACGGGCCCACCGCGGGGTCGCTCGCGCGGGCCGGGGGCGGCGGCGACTATCTCTCCAACGAGATCGCCTACCGGGCGACGCTGCTGCGCGACCGGCTCGGGCTGCACGGTCGGCTGCCGGGCGGGCATGTGCACACGCCGGTGCTCCAGTTCGGCGCCGGCAACACCACGGAGGTGACCGACCCGGAGTTCGTCCGGAACCGGCTGGACATCGTCGCGCAGGTGCGGGCGATCCTGGCGGTGGCGGCCGGGGAGTAG
- a CDS encoding LysE family translocator has product MTEILAVAVITVLAVVAPGADFAMIVRNSYLFGRRTGLLAATGVAAGVLVHVTYTMLGVGLLIASSTVLFTVIKVIGAAYLIYIGVRTFRTKGDVEIDLTAGTELTPFAALRAGFLTNVLNPKTTLFVVSTFSQVVSPGTPVAQQVGYGLFMALAHLLWFGVVAVFFSQERMRTLMLRAQKVLNKVIGTVLAGLGISLAFAPAH; this is encoded by the coding sequence GTGACCGAGATCCTCGCCGTCGCCGTCATCACCGTCCTGGCCGTCGTCGCCCCCGGCGCCGACTTCGCGATGATCGTCCGCAACAGCTACCTCTTCGGCCGCCGCACCGGACTGCTCGCCGCCACCGGCGTCGCCGCCGGCGTCCTCGTGCACGTCACCTACACCATGCTCGGCGTGGGCCTGCTGATCGCGTCGTCCACCGTCCTGTTCACGGTCATCAAGGTCATCGGCGCGGCCTACCTGATCTACATCGGCGTCCGCACCTTCCGCACCAAGGGCGACGTCGAGATCGACCTCACCGCCGGCACCGAACTCACGCCGTTCGCCGCGCTGCGCGCCGGGTTCCTCACCAACGTCCTCAACCCGAAGACCACGCTCTTCGTCGTCTCCACGTTCTCCCAGGTCGTCAGCCCCGGCACACCCGTCGCCCAGCAGGTCGGCTACGGCCTGTTCATGGCGCTGGCGCATCTGCTCTGGTTCGGCGTCGTCGCCGTGTTCTTCTCGCAGGAGCGGATGCGCACGCTGATGCTGCGCGCGCAGAAGGTCCTCAACAAGGTGATCGGCACGGTCCTCGCCGGCCTCGGCATCAGCCTCGCCTTCGCACCCGCCCACTGA
- a CDS encoding EI24 domain-containing protein yields the protein MRDLGVGFRYLLKGQRWVARHGKQYGFGLLPGLITLVLYIAALVALAVWGADFVGWATPFADDWSSPWQGLFRGFLTAVLFALGLLLSVLTFTAVTLLIGQPFYESLSEKVDRDVSPDGTAPQSTLPLWQELWISARDSLRILARALVWGLLLFACGFIPLVGQTVVPVIGFFVTGFFLTEELTSVALQRRGVDLRARLALLRTRKTLVWGFGTPLAVSFLVPFVAVFLMPGAVAGATLMARELRGEEIQEDGENDGDDDANGGNGGGDSEEITA from the coding sequence ATGCGAGATCTTGGGGTGGGGTTCCGGTACCTCCTGAAGGGCCAGCGCTGGGTGGCCCGGCACGGCAAGCAGTACGGATTCGGGCTGCTTCCCGGCCTGATCACACTCGTCCTCTACATCGCCGCGCTCGTCGCGCTCGCGGTGTGGGGCGCGGACTTCGTCGGCTGGGCGACGCCCTTCGCCGACGACTGGTCCAGCCCCTGGCAGGGCCTGTTCCGAGGCTTCCTCACCGCCGTGCTGTTCGCCCTCGGCCTGCTGCTGTCCGTCCTCACCTTCACCGCCGTCACCCTGCTGATCGGCCAGCCCTTCTACGAGAGCCTCTCGGAGAAGGTCGACCGGGACGTGTCCCCCGACGGCACCGCACCGCAGTCCACCCTGCCCCTCTGGCAGGAACTGTGGATCTCCGCCCGCGACAGCCTGCGCATCCTGGCCCGCGCCCTGGTCTGGGGCCTGCTGCTGTTCGCCTGCGGATTCATCCCGCTCGTCGGACAGACCGTCGTCCCCGTGATCGGGTTCTTCGTCACCGGCTTCTTCCTCACCGAGGAACTGACCTCCGTCGCCCTCCAGCGCCGCGGCGTCGACCTGCGCGCCCGCCTCGCCCTGCTGCGCACCCGCAAGACCCTGGTGTGGGGCTTCGGCACCCCGCTGGCCGTGTCCTTCCTGGTGCCCTTCGTCGCCGTGTTCCTGATGCCGGGCGCGGTCGCCGGCGCCACCCTCATGGCCCGCGAACTGCGCGGCGAGGAGATCCAGGAGGACGGCGAGAACGACGGGGACGACGACGCGAACGGCGGGAACGGCGGCGGCGACTCCGAGGAGATCACCGCGTGA